CGCGGAACTCGGCTTCTCGCTGATGGTCGGCGGCCCCGAGGACGCCTACGAGGAACTGCGCTCCGCATTCGACGCCGTCGCGACCGGTCCCGACGGCCACGCGCACATGGGCCCCGCGGGGGCGGGCCACTACGTGAAGATGGTCCACAACGGCGTCGAGTACGCGCTGATGCAGGCCTACGGCGAGGGGTTCGAACTGCTCTACGAGGGCCGGTACGACCTCGACCTCGAATCGGTCGCGTCGGTCTGGAACAACGGCGCCGTCATCCGGTCGTGGCTGCTCGAACTCTGCGAGGAGGCGTTCCGCGAGGAGGGGTCGGCCCTCGGCGACGTCGCCGACCGGGTCGAGGGCGGTTCGACGGGCACGTGGACCGTTCAGGAGGGCCTCGAACAGGAGGTGCCCGTCCCGCTGATCTACACCGCGCTCGCGGAACGGTTCGGCTCGCGCGCCGACGAGCGCTTCTCGCGTCGACTCGCGAACCGCCTGCGGTACGGCTTCGGCCGCCACGAGGTCCCCCGGCGGGAGTGACGGGGTTCGTCCCCGCCCCGCGTCCCCCGCGACCTACGCGCCGTCGACGGTCGCTTCGACCTCCGCGTCGATCGGCGCGCGCGTCGACCCCTCCTCCAGTCCGAGTTCCTCGTCGGTGAGGTAACACCGCGGGTCCTCGGCCCAGAGGTCGTCGTGGACGGCGTACGCCCGCGCCCGGGAGTTGCCGCCACAGACCTCCCTGTACGGACAGCGCCCGCACCGGCCCGTCAGGTGAGCCGACGGGTTCGCGAGGCGGTCCCAGCGGTCGCTGTCCGCGAGGATCCGGTCGAGCGGCCGCTCCCGGACGTTCCCGAGGGTGATCTCGGGGAGGAACATGCTCGGGTGGACGTCGCCGCGGTGGTCGACGTCGACCACCTTCGGCCCGCCGTCGCCCTTCTTGACGACCCTGCCGGGGCCGTCGTCGAGCAGCAACCGCCGGGCCCGGTCGGCGCGCTCGGGCAGTTCCGACTCGATCTTCCGGTAGAGGTAGACCGCGTCGGCGTAGTTGCCCGCCGAGAGGATCTGCATCTCCGGGTTCGTCTCGGCCAGTTCGACGGTCCGCTCGAAGAGGTAGTCGACCATCCGGCGCGTCTCCGCGAACGACAGGTCGCGGTCGGTGATCGCGCCGCCCCGGCCCGTGTAGATCAGGTGGAAGACGTTCACCCGGTCGACGCCGAGGTCGACGGCGAGGTCGACGACGTCCGGCAGGTCGTCGATCGTGTCCGCGGTCATCGTGCTCCGGACGCCGGTGTTCATCCCGGCCGCCTGGGCGTTGGACAGCCCCTCGACCGCGCGCTCGAACGACCCCTCGAGCCCGCGGAACCGGTCGTGGGTCTCGCCGACGCCGTCGAGCGAGACGCCGACGTAGGCCATCCCGGCGTCGGCGACCGCGCGGGCGCGCTCCGGGGTCAGGAACGTGCCGTTGCTCGAGGCGATGGTCCGCAGTCCCCGCTCGTCGGCGTGGGCGACCAGTTCCGCGAGGTCGTCGCGGACGAACGGCTCGCCGCCGCTGAAGACGAGCACCGGGACCCCCGCCTCGGCGAGGTCGTCGATGAACCGCTTTGCCTCGGCCGTCGAGAGTTCCTCGTCGGAGCGGCGGTCGACGGCGCCGAAGTAGCAGTGTTCGCAGGTGAGGTTACACGCCGGCGTGGTGTTCCAGACAACGACGGGCACCGTCCCGCCGTCGCGCGAGCGCGACCGTTCGTACCGCGTCCGCTCCGGGCGGTTGTCGATCCCGTGGACGAGTCTGGTGAGGTCGATCATGTCGGTGGGGTAAAGATGCCGCTCGGCAGGTCGCCGAGCCCCTCGATTCGGTCCGCGACCGTCACGTCCGCCGGCCGGTCCGACCGGAGCGGCGAGAGGTCGAGGACGGTCACGCACGGGCGATCCATGTTGCCGACGAAGCAGGCGTCGCCGTCGGGCGAGACGACGAGGTGCATCGGCTGGCCGCCGACGTCGACCCGGCCGACGACCGAGCGCGACGCCGCGTCGACGACCGTCACGTGGGACTCGTCGTAGGAGTCGACGAGGACGTACCGGCCGTCGGGCGTGGTCGCGGCGAAGCCGGTCGTCGTTCCGACGTCGACGAACGCGGCGGCGTCGTTCTCGCCGGCCTCGACCGCGTCGAGGTCGACCGCCGTCAGCCGGTCGTCGTCCCGCGCGGGAACGTAGGCGCGTCGCCCGTCCGGACCGTCGGCGAACGCGATCCCGTGTGGGTTCTCGCCGGTCGGTACCTGGGCCGCGACCCGCTTCGTCCCGACGTCGACGAACGTCGTGAACGACTCCCCGGCGTTGTTGACGGCGACGAGGTCCGTCCCCGGCACCGGGTACACGTCGTGGGGTCGCTCGCCGACGGCGTACCGCGTCCCCTCGGCCAACTCGGCCGTCGGCGACAGCGCGACCAGTTCGCCCCGGCTCTTGACGGCGACGTACAGCCGACCGTCCGGGCCGAGGCACATCCCGGCGCACTTGCCGAGCGCGCGGGTCCCGATCCGCTCGGGTACCGGCCGCCCCTCGGGGACGCGGAACGCCATCACCCCCGGCTCGTCGTCGTCCGGCAGCGCCCCGGCGGTCCCGACGAACAGGCGCCGGCCGTCGTCGGTCAGCGCGGAGCCGACGCTCGCGGTCCCGAGGTCGTCGACGCGCCCGACCGTCTCCAGGCGTTCGAGGTCGACGACTTCGAGGTGGGCGCTCGTGATGTACAGCAGGTACGCGTGGCGGCCGTCCGGGTGGAACGCCGCCGTGTGGGGGTACGTTCCGTCGCCGACGCGACCCACCTCCTCGCGCGCGTCGAGGTCGACGACGCTGAAGTGCTCGCTGCCGGCGTTCTTGACGAGCGCCGTTCGCTCCGTCGGTGGCGGTGTCGGTCGCGTCATGGGTGTCAGGTGTCCGCTCCGCGGCGGGGTCGCTCGGTCAGGAAACAACTCGACGGCGCGCTGTCGGTCGGGAGGTCGACCCGCGCGAGGAGTCGGGGGTCGGGGTCGGAGCCCGGTTCGCGGAGCGACGACGTGTCGATCGCCGCCACGGAGTCGTCGTCCACGTTCGCCACGTAGCACCGCCGGCCGTCGGCGGCGAACGCCGGGTGGCGCGGCGTCTCCCCGGTCCGCACGCGCGCGACGACGTCGAGCGTGCCGGCGTCGACGAACGAGACGCGGTCGTCCTCGTAGGCGTCGACGGCGACGTGGGCGCCGCCGGGGGCGACGTCGACGAACGCCGTCGGCGTGCCAAGCGGGAGTCGCGTCTCGCGGGTCGGCCGCTCGCCGGCGAGGTCGACGACGGTCAGGCCGTCGCCCTCGGTGTCGGCGACGAACCAGCGGTCGTGGGCCGCCGACGCCGCGCCGCCGCGCGGGTTCGGCGCGTCGACGGTGGCGACGACGCGGCGCTCGGCGAGGTCGACGAACGAGACGCTCCCGTCGTCGACGTCGTTGACGCCGAGCAGCCGGTAGCCGGGGGCGTACGACAGGTCCTGTGGCTCGCCCGGAACCGACAGTCGGTCCCGGACGTCGAACGGGGGGCGCCCGTCGAGGCGGACGACCGCGCCGTCGTCTTTCAGGGCGACCCACGGGTCGTCGCCGGCGTCGACGACGACGCCCGCGCCCTTGCCGATCGGCAGGTGGGCGACCGGCTCGAACCGGCCGTCGTCGCGGGCGTGCGTCCGCAACACCGTCACCCCGGGGCCGTCGTCGTCCGGCAGGTCGCCGTAGCCGGTGACGTAGAGGTACCGGCCGTCGCGGGAGGCGGC
The Salinilacihabitans rarus DNA segment above includes these coding regions:
- a CDS encoding radical SAM/SPASM domain-containing protein, with the protein product MIDLTRLVHGIDNRPERTRYERSRSRDGGTVPVVVWNTTPACNLTCEHCYFGAVDRRSDEELSTAEAKRFIDDLAEAGVPVLVFSGGEPFVRDDLAELVAHADERGLRTIASSNGTFLTPERARAVADAGMAYVGVSLDGVGETHDRFRGLEGSFERAVEGLSNAQAAGMNTGVRSTMTADTIDDLPDVVDLAVDLGVDRVNVFHLIYTGRGGAITDRDLSFAETRRMVDYLFERTVELAETNPEMQILSAGNYADAVYLYRKIESELPERADRARRLLLDDGPGRVVKKGDGGPKVVDVDHRGDVHPSMFLPEITLGNVRERPLDRILADSDRWDRLANPSAHLTGRCGRCPYREVCGGNSRARAYAVHDDLWAEDPRCYLTDEELGLEEGSTRAPIDAEVEATVDGA
- the gnd gene encoding phosphogluconate dehydrogenase (NAD(+)-dependent, decarboxylating), whose amino-acid sequence is MQLGVIGLGRMGRIVARRLLEADHDVVAFDLDEEAVAAAAEAGADPADSIADLCDRLGEAKRIWLMVPAGAPVDATLEELDPHLSADDVVVDGGNSHFEDSVRRAESTPAAYLDCGTSGGPAGAELGFSLMVGGPEDAYEELRSAFDAVATGPDGHAHMGPAGAGHYVKMVHNGVEYALMQAYGEGFELLYEGRYDLDLESVASVWNNGAVIRSWLLELCEEAFREEGSALGDVADRVEGGSTGTWTVQEGLEQEVPVPLIYTALAERFGSRADERFSRRLANRLRYGFGRHEVPRRE
- a CDS encoding YncE family protein, which translates into the protein MTRPTPPPTERTALVKNAGSEHFSVVDLDAREEVGRVGDGTYPHTAAFHPDGRHAYLLYITSAHLEVVDLERLETVGRVDDLGTASVGSALTDDGRRLFVGTAGALPDDDEPGVMAFRVPEGRPVPERIGTRALGKCAGMCLGPDGRLYVAVKSRGELVALSPTAELAEGTRYAVGERPHDVYPVPGTDLVAVNNAGESFTTFVDVGTKRVAAQVPTGENPHGIAFADGPDGRRAYVPARDDDRLTAVDLDAVEAGENDAAAFVDVGTTTGFAATTPDGRYVLVDSYDESHVTVVDAASRSVVGRVDVGGQPMHLVVSPDGDACFVGNMDRPCVTVLDLSPLRSDRPADVTVADRIEGLGDLPSGIFTPPT
- a CDS encoding YncE family protein — its product is MSRPAPPDASAGVEGELAFVKLMRDRGFAAVDVDGREEDDGECEFVARVGEGRHPHGLAFGPRGRRAYLAYASSGTVEAVDVRSSSVLDRTDAVGTAPIGVAASRDGRYLYVTGYGDLPDDDGPGVTVLRTHARDDGRFEPVAHLPIGKGAGVVVDAGDDPWVALKDDGAVVRLDGRPPFDVRDRLSVPGEPQDLSYAPGYRLLGVNDVDDGSVSFVDLAERRVVATVDAPNPRGGAASAAHDRWFVADTEGDGLTVVDLAGERPTRETRLPLGTPTAFVDVAPGGAHVAVDAYEDDRVSFVDAGTLDVVARVRTGETPRHPAFAADGRRCYVANVDDDSVAAIDTSSLREPGSDPDPRLLARVDLPTDSAPSSCFLTERPRRGADT